A stretch of Saccharothrix texasensis DNA encodes these proteins:
- the glmM gene encoding phosphoglucosamine mutase, producing MARLFGTDGVRGLANADLTPELALSIAASAARVLAEHDRSHRPVAVVGRDPRASGEMLEAAVVAGLTSAGADVLRAGVLPTPAVAYLVSALGADVGVMISASHNPMPDNGIKLFAAGGHKLPDAVEDEIEQKLGDRDHRPTGAGIGRVRDIEDAEGQYVQHLLKVTPHRLDGLKVVVDCANGAASVAAPDAYRRAGAEVVEIHTAPDGLNINDDCGSNHVAKLRAAVVEHGAHLGIAHDGDADRCVAVDADGNDLDGDQVMAVLALGMKEAGELTDDTLVATVMSNLGLHLAMREHGIALKTTAVGDRYVLEELRAGGFALGGEQSGHVILPAHATTGDGLLTALRLMSRMAETGKPLAELAGVMRRLPQVLINVVVGDKAAVAKDPAVDEAVAAVTAELGDTGRVLLRPSGTEQLVRVMVEAATPELAESAAQRLAGVVSSVH from the coding sequence ATGGCTCGGCTGTTCGGCACTGACGGCGTACGCGGTCTCGCCAACGCGGACCTGACCCCGGAACTCGCGCTGTCCATCGCCGCCTCGGCGGCACGGGTGCTGGCCGAGCACGACCGCTCGCACCGCCCGGTCGCGGTCGTCGGCCGCGACCCGCGGGCCAGCGGCGAGATGCTGGAGGCGGCCGTGGTGGCCGGCCTCACATCGGCGGGCGCGGACGTGCTGCGGGCGGGCGTGCTGCCGACGCCGGCGGTCGCCTACCTGGTGTCGGCGCTCGGCGCGGACGTCGGCGTGATGATCTCCGCCTCGCACAACCCCATGCCCGACAACGGCATCAAGCTGTTCGCCGCGGGCGGGCACAAGCTGCCCGACGCGGTCGAGGACGAGATCGAGCAGAAGCTCGGCGACCGCGACCACCGCCCGACCGGCGCGGGCATCGGCCGGGTCCGCGACATCGAGGACGCCGAGGGCCAGTACGTGCAGCACCTGCTGAAGGTGACGCCGCACCGCCTGGACGGCCTCAAGGTCGTGGTGGACTGCGCGAACGGCGCCGCGTCCGTGGCCGCGCCGGACGCCTACCGCCGCGCGGGCGCCGAGGTCGTGGAGATCCACACCGCGCCGGACGGGCTCAACATCAACGACGACTGCGGTTCCAACCACGTCGCGAAGCTGCGTGCCGCCGTGGTCGAGCACGGCGCCCACCTCGGCATCGCGCACGACGGCGACGCGGACCGCTGCGTCGCGGTCGACGCCGACGGCAACGACCTCGACGGCGACCAGGTCATGGCGGTGCTGGCGCTGGGCATGAAGGAAGCCGGCGAGCTGACCGACGACACGCTGGTCGCGACCGTGATGAGCAACCTCGGCCTGCACCTGGCGATGCGCGAGCACGGCATCGCCCTCAAGACCACCGCGGTCGGCGACCGCTACGTGCTGGAGGAGCTGCGCGCCGGCGGGTTCGCGCTGGGCGGCGAGCAGTCCGGGCACGTGATCCTCCCGGCGCACGCCACCACCGGCGACGGCCTGCTGACCGCGTTGCGGCTGATGTCGCGGATGGCGGAGACCGGCAAGCCGCTGGCCGAGCTCGCGGGCGTGATGCGCCGGCTGCCGCAGGTGCTGATCAACGTGGTCGTCGGCGACAAGGCGGCCGTGGCGAAGGACCCGGCCGTCGACGAGGCGGTCGCCGCCGTGACGGCCGAGCTCGGCGACACCGGCCGGGTGCTGCTGCGCCCGTCCGGCACCGAGCAGCTGGTGCGGGTCATGGTCGAGGCGGCCACGCCCGAACTCGCGGAGTCCGCCGCGCAGCGGCTCGCCGGTGTGGTTTCCTCGGTGCACTGA
- the rpsI gene encoding 30S ribosomal protein S9 has translation MTEHQTEDNDVTTPEAELDAVETDAVESDAVETDTVEAEAPEAEAADAEATEAETAEADADEAEDAEVEGTPVVRHTLNAGAHHLAQTVGRRKQAIVRVRLLPGTGKFTLNGKSMDDYFPNKVHQQLIREPLVTTEKPETFDVIATLRGGGTTGQAGALRLAIARALIAVDSEDRPVLKKAGFLTRDPRVKERKKYGLKKARKAPQYSKR, from the coding sequence GTGACCGAGCACCAGACCGAGGACAACGACGTGACGACCCCTGAGGCCGAGCTCGACGCCGTCGAGACCGACGCCGTGGAGAGCGACGCGGTGGAGACCGACACCGTCGAGGCGGAGGCCCCCGAGGCCGAGGCTGCTGACGCCGAGGCCACCGAAGCCGAGACCGCGGAAGCCGACGCCGACGAGGCCGAGGACGCCGAGGTCGAGGGCACGCCCGTCGTGCGGCACACCCTCAACGCGGGTGCGCACCACCTCGCGCAGACGGTCGGCCGGCGCAAGCAGGCCATCGTCCGCGTGCGGCTCCTGCCCGGCACCGGCAAGTTCACCCTGAACGGGAAGTCGATGGACGACTACTTCCCGAACAAGGTGCACCAGCAGCTCATCCGCGAGCCCCTGGTGACGACGGAGAAGCCGGAGACGTTCGACGTCATCGCGACCCTGCGTGGCGGCGGCACCACCGGCCAGGCCGGTGCGCTGCGCCTCGCGATCGCGCGTGCGCTGATCGCCGTCGACTCCGAGGACCGCCCGGTGCTGAAGAAGGCCGGCTTCCTCACCCGTGACCCCCGGGTCAAGGAGCGGAAGAAGTACGGTCTCAAGAAGGCCCGCAAGGCGCCTCAGTACAGCAAGCGCTGA